The genomic stretch TCCATCATGATCCACAACAATTAGATGCCTTATCTCCCTTGAAGTCATCAATGCTACAGCTTCACTTATATCACTATTTTCTTCAATAGTCACTGGATTTTGACTCATTATTTCAGAAACTGGTTTATCTAGTGGAATTTCATCTGCTATAGCATATAATAAATCTCTTTCAGTAACAATCCCAATAGCTTTGTAATCCTTATCGACTATGACTAAAGATCCGACTTCCTCTTTTTTCATAATTCTAGCTGCTTCTCTTATTGAAATATCCTTACTTGCAATTACAG from Sulfolobus sp. S-194 encodes the following:
- a CDS encoding CBS domain-containing protein; its protein translation is MIVSQLITKKPVIASKDISIREAARIMKKEEVGSLVIVDKDYKAIGIVTERDLLYAIADEIPLDKPVSEIMSQNPVTIEENSDISEAVALMTSREIRHLIVVDHDGKVKGVISIRDVARAVGAIALDLAFW